In Salmo salar chromosome ssa03, Ssal_v3.1, whole genome shotgun sequence, a single genomic region encodes these proteins:
- the LOC106601989 gene encoding LOW QUALITY PROTEIN: monocarboxylate transporter 4 (The sequence of the model RefSeq protein was modified relative to this genomic sequence to represent the inferred CDS: deleted 1 base in 1 codon), giving the protein MGGVVVDEGPGGVKAPDGGWGWAVLSGCFVITGFSYAFPKAVSVFFKELIREFEVGYSDTAWISSILLAMLYGTGPLCSVLVNRYGCRPVMMVGGLFASLGMILSSFSTSIIHIYLSTGVITGLGLALNFQPSLIMLNRYFSEKRPLANGLAAAGSPVALCCLSPLGQLLQYQYGWRGGFLILGGLLLNCCACAALMRPLVAPPKSTQLELEDVEKEGKELEVEKTPSKRKPLLDFSVFKDRGFLIYTIAASIMVLGLFVPPVFVVSYAKELGNEDTKSALLLTILGFIDIFARPTCGIIAGLKWVRPRVVYLFSFAMIFNGCTDLVGSQAKDYPSLVVFCVFFGISYGMVGALQFEVLMAIVGTEKFSSAIGLVLLMEAIAVLVGPPGAGRLLDATKNYMYVFLLAGIEVVLAAVVLATCNFLFIRKKPAEPAAELENGTVSAEMELLNKPVAAEEEEEVEKGEKEVKEMEEEKEKEEVKEMKEKEEKEKEEVKEMEEAVEKAKEDEEDSEKKKEEEKEKEIRPESVMGVSEEVERFLKEPEEQNGAVLSSSETRL; this is encoded by the exons AtgggaggtgtggtggtggacgAGGGACCT GGGGGGGTGAAGGCACCAGACGGGGGGTGGGGCTGGGCTGTGCTGTCCGGCTGTTTCGTCATCACTGGGTTCTCCTACGCCTTCCCCAAGGCTGTCAGCGTGTTCTTCAAGGAACTGATCAGAGAGTTCGAAGTGGGGTATAGCGACACAGCATGGATCTCATCTATACTGCTGGCTATGCTCTACGGCACAG GTCCTCTGTGCAGTGTGTTGGTGAATCGTTACGGGTGTCGTCCGGTGATGATGGTGGGGGGACTTTTTGCCTCTCTGGGGATGATTCTGTCTTCCTTCTCCACCAGCATCATCCACATCTACCTGTCTACTGGAGTCATTACAG GTCTGGGCCTGGCGTTGAACTTCCAGCCATCTCTGATCATGCTGAATCGCTACTTCAGTGAGAAGAGGCCCCTGGCTAACGGCCTGGCTGCTGCTGGGAGCCCTGTGGCCCTCTGCTGCTTATCACCTCTGGGACAG CTGTTGCAGTACCAGTACGGTTGGAGAGGAGGCTTCCTCATCCTGGGGGGTCTACTGCTCAACTGCTGCGCTTGCGCAGCCCTCATGAGGCCCCTAGTGGCCCCTCCTAAAAGCACCCAGCTGGAACTGGAAGATGTAGAGAAGGAGGGAAAAGAGTTGGAGGTAGAGAAGACCCCGTCCAAACGCAAACCGCTCCTGGACTTCAGTGTGTTTAAGGATAGGGGTTTCCTGATCTACACCATAGCTGCGTCTATTATG GTTCTGGGTCTGTTTGTGCCGCCGGTGTTCGTGGTGAGCTATGCCAAAGAGCTGGGCAACGAAGACACTAAGTCGGCCCTCCTCCTAACCATCCTAGGCTTCATAGATATCTTCGCCCGGCCCACCTGTGGCATCATCGCTGGGCTGAAGTGGGTCAGGCCCAGAGTTGTTTACCTGTTCAGCTTCGCCATGATCTTCAACGGATGCACTGACCTGGTGGGATCTCAG GCGAAGGACTACCCGTCTCTGgtggtgttctgtgtgttctTCGGGATCTCCTACGGCATGGTCGGGGCGCTACAGTTTGAGGTTCTCATGGCGATCGTTGGCACGGAGAAATTCTCCAGCGCTATAGGACTGGTGTTGCTCATGGAAGCTATTGCTGTGCTGGTGGGACCACCTGGAGCAG gtCGACTGCTGGACGCCACTAAGAACTACATGTACGTGTTCCTGCTGGCAGGAATTGAGGTGGTTCTCGCTGCCGTGGTCCTAGCCACGTGTAACTTCCTGTTCATCAGGAAGAAGCCCGCGGAACCCGCCGCGGAACTGGAGAACGGAACGGTTTCTGCGGAAATGGAGCTTCTCAACAAGCCTGTTGCcgctgaggaagaggaggaagtagagaagggggagaaagaggtgaaggagatggaggaggagaaggagaaagaggaggtgaaggagatgaaggagaaagaggagaaggagaaagaggaggtgaAGGAGATGGAGGAAGCGGTTGAGAAAGcgaaggaggacgaggaggacagtgagaaaaagaaggaggaagagaaagagaaggagatcaGGCCTGAGAGTGTAATGGGGGTCTCAGAAGAAGTGGAGCGCTTCCTTAAAGAACCAGAAGAACAAAATGGCGCCGTGCTCTCCAGTTCTGAGACACGTCTGTAG